In Salmo trutta chromosome 16, fSalTru1.1, whole genome shotgun sequence, a genomic segment contains:
- the LOC115150381 gene encoding citron Rho-interacting kinase, whose translation MEQEISRFQRKMTDLESVLHQKDVEIKASETQRTILEQDLATYITECSSLKRSLEAARVEVSQEDDKALQLLHDIREQSNKMQEIKEQEYHAQLEEMQVTIRQLEEDLSAARRRSDLYESELRDSRNTSEELKRKAVDYQQRIQKAKEQGKAEVEELLCKLEKTNAEQQVKIQELQDKLSKAVKASTEATELLQNIRQAKERLERELERLRCKADPSDTLRRRLRETEEGKKTLENQVKRLETVERRENKLKDDIQTKSQQIQQMADKILELEENLRETQSTAQRMEAHLVQKEKLYEDKIKVLEGQIKVDLADKESLESKRAHHQEEAREKCKLLSEQKATINAMDSKMKNLEQRIAELSEDNKLAANSSIYTQKNLKAQEEMISELRQQKFYLESQAGKLEAQNAKLEEHLEKMNQQEQSKRSRLLEMETRLREMGLEHDEQKLEIKRQVTELTLSLQERESQISGLQAARHALESQLQQAKTELEDTTAEAEEEITALRAHRDEIQRKFDALRDSCSVITDLEDQLTQLSQENAELNRQNFYLSKQLDEATDETDDRLQLGQDVDRLRREVADREMHLNNQKQNIETLKTTCSMLEEQVVELESLNDELLEKERQWEAWRGALEDEKNQAERRTRDMQRLMDNDKQNRLRADQRSTESRQAVELAVREHKAEIVSLQQALKEQRLKAESLSDTLNDLEKKHAMLEMNARTLQQKLETERELKQRLMDEQGKLQQQMDLQKSHIFHLTQGLQDALDQTDLLKTERTDLEYQLENIQAVYSHEKVKMEGTISQQTKLIDFLQAKMDLPTKKKKGIFGRRREELGPNGNGAGGSGAQAHPALPMQYSDMKVALEKERTRCSDLEEALQKMRIELRSLREETAHFKASEHAPATPASARQQILMSAIVKSPELQPNPSILLAPSSSARCKESSTPEEKRRVTFEKYGRRVKERMHHNIPHRFNFGLNMRATKCAVCLDTVHFGRQAATCLECHTLCHPKCSPCLPATCGQPAEYATHFSEVFCREKANSPPLQLKEAAGHVRLEGWMKQPRYSRRGQQGWERKYVVLDGTKVSIYDSEPREDSLKPEEEFELCLPDGEVTIHGAVGASELINTAKSDIPYILKLESHPHTTCWPGQSLYFMAPSFPDKQRWVAVLESVVAGSRGSKDKVEADATAVPKKQKNLSPLVQKLLGNSLLKLEGDDRLDINCTLPLTDQVGPATKPCYGLEIVLVGSEEGLYALNVIKNSLTHIPGLASVFQIRILKEHDKLLIITGEERALCLVEIKKVKQSLSQSHLPAQPDLSPYIFETVKGCHLFSSGKIENGTCICAAMPNKITILRYNDSLNKFCIKKEIETSEPCSCIHFTGYSIIIGTNKFYEIEMKQYVLEEFLDKNDVTLASAIFAASSHSFSIIQVTQAPQKDEYLLCFHEFGVFVDEHGRRSRSEDIQWSRLPLSFAYREPYLFVTYFNSLDVIEVQGHSALGAHSYAHLDIPNPRYLGPAISSGAIYVASSYQNKLRVICCKGNLGQEGELQRNGSGRSPNKRGPPSYNEHITKRLAASPALHGDPGTPHRYREARTEFRRDKSPGRRPHSVEREKSPSGRMMMDPRLARSPGRALGGDLRLGRSPGRLMDRDVRRERSPGLGFEEQQHGVRQRLHTSSGRTPLTTVNKVWDQSSV comes from the exons GAGTACCATGCCCAGCTGGAGGAAATGCAGGTCACTATTAGACAGCTGGAAGAGGACCTGTCGGCCGCCCGACGCCGTAGTGACCTATACGAGTCAGAGCTTCGAGACTCCCGGAACACCAGCGAGGAACTCAAGAGGAAGGCTGTGGACTACCAGCAGAGAATCCagaag GCGAAGGAGCAAGGGAAAGCCGAGGTAGAGGAGCTTCTTTGCAAACTGGAGAAG ACCAATGCTGAACAGCAAGTGAAAATCCAGGAACTCCAAGACAAACTTTCCAAG GCAGTGAAAGCCAGCACAGAAGCCACAGAGCTGTTGCAGAACATCCGGCAGGCTAAAGAACGTCTGGAGCGGGAGCTGGAGCGCCTGCGATGCAAGGCCGACCCCAGCGACACCCTCCGACGACGTCTCAGAGAGACCGAG GAGGGTAAGAAGACCCTGGAGAACCAGGTGAAGCGTCTGGAGACGGTGGAGCGGAGGGAGAACAAGCTGAAGGACGATATCCAGACCAAATCCCAGCAGATCCAGCAGATGGCTGATAAGATCCTG gagctggaggagaaccTGAGGGAGACCCAGTCCACAGCCCAGCGGATGGAGGCTCACCTGGTGCAGAAGGAGAAGCTCTACGAGGACAAAATTAAG GTCCTTGAGGGCCAGATCAAGGTGGACCTGGCAGACAAGGAGAGCTTGGAGTCCAAACGGGCCCACCACCAGGAAGAGGCCCGGGAGAAGTGCAAGCTCCTAAGTGAACAGAAAGCA ACTATCAACGCTATGGACTCCAAGATGAAGAATCTGGAACAACGGATCGCAGAGCTCTCCGAGGACAACAAGCTAGCCGCTAACAGTAGCATCTACACCCAGAAAAACTT GAAAGCCCAGGAGGAGATGATCTCGGAGCTGAGGCAGCAGAAGTTCTACCTGGAGTCCCAAGCGGGGAAGCTGGAGGCCCAGAATGCCAAGCTGGAGGAGCACCTTGAGAAGATGAACCAGCAGGAGCAGAGCAAGAGGAGCCGTCTGCTGGAGATGGAGACCAGGCTCAGAGAG ATGGGCCTGGAGCACGATGAGCAGAAGCTGGAGATCAAGCGTCAGGTGACGGAGCTGACATTGTCGTTGCAGGAGCGGGAGTCCCAGATCAGTGGACTGCAGGCAGCACGCCATGCCCTGGAGAGCCAGTTGCAGCAGGCCAAGACAGAGCTGGAGGACACCACTGCCGAGGCCGAGGAGGAGATCACCGCCCTCAGG GCTCACAGAGATGAAATCCAACGCAAGTTTGACGCCCTGAGAGACAGTTGCTCA GTGATCACAGACCTAGAGGATCAGCTGACCCAGCTGAGCCAGGAGAACGCCGAGCTGAACCGACAGAACTTTTACTTATCCAAGCAGCTGGATGAGGCCACGGACGAGACGGACGACCGCCTGCAGCTGGGGCAGGACGTGGACCGCCTCCGCCGCGAGGTGGCTGACCGAGAGATGCACCTCAACAACCAGAAACAG AACATTGAGACTCTGAAGACGACATGCAGCATGCTGGAGGAACAGGTTGTGGAGCTGGAGAGTCTGAATGATGAGCTgctggagaaggagagacagtggGAGGCCTGGAGGGGAGCACTAGAGGACGAGAAGAACCAGGCCGAGAGAAGGACCCGAGACATGCAACGCCTGATGGACAACGACAAGCAGAACAG GCTGCGTGCAGACCAGCGCAGTACCGAGTCTCGCCAGGCGGTGGAGCTAGCGGTCAGGGAGCACAAGGCAGAGATCGTGTCTCTGCAGCAAGCTCTGAAGGAACAGAGACTGAAGGCTGAGAGTCTCTCTGATACG CTGAATGACCTGGAGAAGAAGCACGCCATGCTGGAGATGAACGCCCGCACCCTGCAGCAGAaactggagacagagagggagctgAAGCAGAGGCTAATGGATGAG CAAGGAAAGCTGCAGCAGCAGATGGACCTACAGAAGAGCCACATCTTCCATCTGACCCAGGGCCTGCAGGATGCTCTggaccagactgacctgctgaagACTGAGAGGACTGACCTGGAGTACCAGCTGGAGAACATTCAG GCTGTCTATTCCCATGAGAAAGTCAAGATGGAGGGCACCATTTCTCAGCAGACCAAACTGATTGACTTCCTACAGGCCAAAATGGACCTGCCCACCAAGAAAAAGAAG GGTATCTTTGGGCGGCGTCGTGAGGAGCTGGGGCCCAATGGGAATGGAGCTGGGGGATCTGGGGCCCAGGCTCACCCGGCGCTGCCCATGCAGTACAGTGACATGAAGGTGgccctggagaaggagaggacacGCTGCTCAGACCTGGAGGAGGCTCTGCAGAAGATGAGGATAGAGTTGAGATCACTAAGAGAAGAGA CGGCCCATTTCAAAGCCTCAGAGCATGCCCCGGCCACGCCTGCCTCTGCCCGTCAGCAGATACTCATGTCAGCCATTGTCAAGTCCCCTGAGCTCCAGCCCAACCCCAGCATTCTACTGGCACCATCCAGCTCTGCCCGCTGCAAGGAGAGCTCCACGCCCGAGG AGAAGCGAAGAGTAACTTTTGAAA AGTATGGGCGTCGTGTGAAGGAGAGGATGCACCACAACATACCCCATCGTTTCAACTTCGGACTCAACATGAGGGCCACCAAGTGTGCTGTCTGCTTGGACACCGTGCACTTTGGACGCCAGGCCGCCACCTGCCTAG AGTGCCACACCCTGTGCCACCCCAAGTGCTCGCCCTGCCTCCCTGCCACGTGCGGCCAGCCGGCGGAGTATGCTACCCACTTCTCAGAGGTGTTTTGTCGGGAGAAGGCCAACTCCCCTCCCCTGCAGCTCAAAGAGGCCGCTGGCCATGTACGCCTGGAGGGCTGGATGAAACAACCCAG gtACTCCAGGCGGGGCCAGCAAGGCTGGGAGAGGAAGTATGTGGTGCTGGATGGGACCAAGGTGTCCATCTATGACTCTGAACCCAGAGAAG ACTCTCTGAAGCCAGAGGAGGAGTTTGAACTGTGTCTCCCTGACGGAGAGGTGACTATCCATGGAGCTGTGGGAGCCTCGGAGCTCATCAACACGGCTAAGTCAG ACATCCCATACATCTTAAAGCTGGAGTCTCACCCCCACACCACCTGTTGGCCTGGCCAGTCCCTATACTTCATGGCTCCCAGCTTCCCAGACAAGCAACGCTGGGTGGCTGTCCTGGAGTCAGTTGTAGCTGGCAGCAGGGGCTCCAAGGACAAGGTTGAGGCTGAcgcg ACAGCTGTTCCTAAAAAACAGAAGAACCTCTCCCCATTGGTCCAG AAACTTCTAGGAAATTCTCTGCTGAAGCTGGAGGGAGACGACCGGCTGGATATTAATTGCACCCTGCCCCTCACCGACCAGGTAGGACCTGCAACTAAACCATGCTACGGACTTGAG aTAGTGTTGGTGGGCTCTGAGGAGGGCCTGTATGCCCTGAACGTCATTAAGAACAGCCTGACTCACATCCCCGGCCTGGCCTCCGTTTTCCAGATCCGAATCCTCAAGGAGCACGACAAGCTGCTCATAATTACTG GAGAGGAGCGGGCCCTGTGTCTGGTGGAGATCAAGAAGGTGAAGCAGTcactgtctcagtcccacctcccaGCCCAGCCAGATCTCAGCCCATACATCTTTGAGACGGTCAAGGGATGCCACCTCTTCTCCTCTGGCAAG ATTGAGAATGGCACGTGTATATGTGCAGCCATGCCCAACAAGATCACCATACTGCGCTACAACGACAGCCTCAATAAGTTCTGTATCAAGAAGGAGATTGAGACGTCAGAGCCTTGCAGCTGTATCCACTTCACAGGCTACAGCATCATCATCGGCACCAACAAGTTCTATGAGATCGAGATGAAGCAGTACGTGCTGGAAG AGTTCCTGGATAAGAATGATGTGACGTTGGCCTCGGCCATCTTTGCGGCCTCCTCCCACAGTTTCTCCATCATCCAGGTCACCCAGGCACCGCAGAAAGACGAGTACCTGCTCTGCTTCCACG AGTTTGGGGTGTTTGTAGACGAGCACGGCCGCAGGAGTCGAAGTGAGGACATCCAATGGAGCCGTTTGCCTCTCTCATTTG CCTACAGAGAACCCTACCTGTTTGTGACCTATTTCAACTCGTTGGATGTGATCGAGGTCCAGGGCCACTCTGCTCTAGG GGCCCACTCGTACGCTCACCTAGACATCCCCAACCCGCGCTACCTGGGCCCAGCCATCTCCTCCGGGGCCATTTACGTGGCTTCATCCTACCAGAACAAGCTCCGGGTCATCTGCTGTAAGGGGAACCTGGGACAGGAGGGGGAGCTGCAGAGGAATGGCTCTGGACGCAG CCCCAACAAGCGTGGGCCGCCCTCCTACAACGAGCACATCACCAAGCGCCTGGCGGCCAGCCCCGCATTGCACGGTGACCCGGGCACGCCACACCGCTACCGCGAGGCCCGCACCGAGTTCCGCCGCGACAAGTCACCAGGCCGCCGGCCACACTCGGTGGAGAGGGAAAAGTCTCCCAGTGGCAGGATGATGATGGACCCGCGTCTGGCCAGGTCTCCAGGGAGAGCCTTGGGGGGGGACCTACGCCTCGGTCGCTCCCCAGGGAGGTTGATGGACCGGGACGTGAGGAGGGAGAGGTCGCCGGGACTGGGGTTCGAGGAGCAGCAGCATGGAGTTCGCCAGAGACTCCACACCAGCTCCGGACGCACGCCCCTCACCACAGTCAACAAG GTGTGGGATCAATCATCTGTTTGA